The segment ACGATAATACATATATATTATAATAACATAATCGTTTCGTGGCTATGGGGAATTCGTTTCATGGCACTCACCGATCAGGCCCTTCTCGACTATATGGCCGCTCATCCTGGCGCGGGCAGGGAAGACATCAGGAGCCATGTCGCGCCGGATATGAGCCCGCCAACGATCTGGCGCGCGCTCAAGCGCCTTGTCGATGAGGGCAAGCTGGAGGTTTCCGGCAAGGGCCGCGCAACCGGATACAGCCTTGCCGGCGCTGCCGTCGTGCATGCCTATCTGCAAACGCCCTACAACCGCCGGCGGCCCACGACCTACAACAAGGAATTTCTCGATCGCTACGTTCCGAACAAAACCTTTCATCTCGGCGCCGCCGAGCGGTCGCGGCTGCATGAGACTGGCCGGCCCGAGCCCCAGCCGATGCCCGCGGGCACCTATGCGCGCCGCATCCTTGAACGGCTTCTGGTGGACCTGTCCTGGGCATCATCGCGGATGGAAGGGAACACCTACAACATTCTCGAAACCGAGCGGCTGATCCGCTTCGGGCAGGAGGCAGCCGGTAAAGACCGCAAGGAAGCGGTCATGATCCTCAACCACAAGGAGGCGATTCAGTACGTTGTCGATAACCTCGCTGATATCACTATCAGCCGTCCCGATCTGTTCAGCATTCATGCGCTGCTTTCGGACGGCCTGCTTACCGATCCCGCGATGGCGGGACGACTGCGCCGGATGCCAGTCGGCATTTCCTATTCGAGCTACAGGCCGCTCGCCGATCAGTTCGCGATCGAGGAAGAGTTCGACATTCTCGTGCATAAGGCGGCGGCGATCTCCGATCCCTTCGAGCAGTCCTTTTTTGTACTGGTTCACATCGCCTA is part of the Gammaproteobacteria bacterium genome and harbors:
- a CDS encoding Fic family protein codes for the protein MSPPTIWRALKRLVDEGKLEVSGKGRATGYSLAGAAVVHAYLQTPYNRRRPTTYNKEFLDRYVPNKTFHLGAAERSRLHETGRPEPQPMPAGTYARRILERLLVDLSWASSRMEGNTYNILETERLIRFGQEAAGKDRKEAVMILNHKEAIQYVVDNLADITISRPDLFSIHALLSDGLLTDPAMAGRLRRMPVGISYSSYRPLADQFAIEEEFDILVHKAAAISDPFEQSFFVLVHIAYLQAFEDVNKRTSRIAANIPLLKADLAPMSFMAMNDAHYIDGLIGVYELNNVALLRDVYIDAYLASAENYRVLRAELESPEKAALAYRDFVRASVRRSVLEWKAFRPEAVMAMAMEAGIPEDDREQVVNYVGQEFRGLHEGNVIRYRLRPEDLAGIARGQAG